From the genome of Brassica oleracea var. oleracea cultivar TO1000 chromosome C4, BOL, whole genome shotgun sequence:
ATTATATTGCTCACATGCTGCTTATCTTTGTTTTTGTTGTAGTGGGAGGCACTTGCTCTGTTGCTGATAGGGATTAGTGTAAATCAACTGCGCTCTCTTCCTGAAGGTGCTACTGCCATTGGCATTCCTCTTGCTACGGGTGCATACATCTGTACCTTTATCTTTGTAAGTTTCTTTTTCCTGTGCTTATATTTGCTCATCTTGAAGTTGAATATATAAAGTGGTTCCGTGCACAATCTGCTTTCTCATGCTTCTTCATTGATTTGATGCACTATGGAAAGTTCTTATTCAAGAATCATGCTAGAGACTAATTTTTAAAATTCACGTGCAGGTTACTGTCCCATCGATGGCGTCTGTCTTCAACGAGTATGCCCTGAAGAGTCAGTATGACACAAGCATCTATCTTCAGGTTAGATAGTCCTGATGCAATTTTTAATCCTGCATCATGGATTGATATGTGTGTAGTAACATGAAACTTTGTGTGCTTGGTTACTTGTTATGTTTTTTGAAAATGATGTGTTATCAATGAAATAGAAACAGAAATCCTTGCGTTGTTGAACTCTTTGTTCTGTTTTCTGATCTTGTTAGCTCTGTTATGGCTAAAATTCCTCATCTTAGGGTACATAGCTAGATTCTTAGTAATGTCAAATTCTAAGATCACGGTGTTCAACACCTGTGTTGACTTCTTCTTCGTTTGTCTTTTTGTAGTTGTCTTCTGATTGGATATTATTTTCTGTTTCAGAACTGGTTTCTATATGGCTATGGTGCGATATTCAACTTTCTTGGCATACTAGCATCTGTTATATATAAAGGTATTTGCATTTGTTTTAGAAGTGTCATGGAAGAAAATAATACGTTTTTAGCACCATGATAGCTTTTGAAAATCCTACTAGATAATCCTGAGAACTTCACGATGCATTTCTTGAAAAAATTATCATTGACAGGTCCTGAAAGCTTTGACATCCTACAAGGACATTCTAGGGCAACCGTGTTTCTAATAATGAACAACGCAGCACAAGGGATCCTATCCTCCTTTTTCTTCAAATATGCAGGTAATTACTTAAACTAAGTTTTGTTAGATCCATTTAGCTTATGTCTTAGTTTGCTTGAGTTTATATCTGGAGATTGTGAATTTTGTTATATGTAGTTAAGAGTATTTGTTAACATATCTCTGATGCTTTTCAGATACAATCTTGAAGAAATATTCATCCACAGTTGCCACAATCTTTACCGGGATAGCATCTGCAGCGCTCTTTGGACATGTTATAACCATGAACTTCCTTCTTGGGATATCTATCGTTTTCATTTCAATGCACCAGGTAAACCTCATATGAACCATATCCCTGCTGAATCAATCTAACTCAACAAACTCGTTTCTGTGTTGTTTATTTATCGTCTCATTTATGTATAGTTCTTTTCACCACTTGCCAAAGTGAAAGACGAGCAACAACAGAACGGGAGCCTAGAATTAAGCAATGCAAAGGATACTCACAGGTTAGTGACAGTATACATACTTCTTTATCAAATCTTGTTCAGACATCGCCGTACCTACACCATTTAACTTCTTTTCCTTGTTATTTCCTTCAGGGCTGATGATTCATTCATCAACATGGCCGCAGGAGCAAATAAAGAGGTGAATAACAATAAATTTGTGAAGCCAGTTCTTGAACATGTCCCAACCTAAGTCTGACACTAATGATCATTGTCTTTTTGTCACCGTCTCTGTTCAGGCTACTCACAGTGGTGAATCAGACGATAGAACACCGCTTCTTCCCAGATGAAATGTTTCTTAAAAATAGGTAACAAATTCTCACCTTTCAAGCTCTAAAAAATCATCCATTATCTAATCAGATAGATTCTTACCAAAGAAACCTTTAGAACCAAATCTAGGTTGCAGAAAATGTGCATCTTTCCACTAAAAAAGAGTATAAGCTGAATGTTATTAATAAGGAGAGTCATCATCTACTTTTGTACCTTGTCGCTGCAGGATTTTTGAACTCACAAGGAGTATGTTCCAGGTTGCATAGTGAAGCAAATTTTGATGAGACCCAACTCTTGATTCTCTCAAGAGTCGGTTTTAAGTTCATGGAAGAACCTCTTGTCTATAGATGTGTATTGTCTTAAGATAGATTGAGCAAACTTGTTTAAGTGATACATAACATATTGTATTCTTTGGTTTTTTGCGAAATATCAGGTCACTTTTCCGCTCTTAAGACTGTTAGGACAAAGAGGAAAAAAACACAAATATATAGAATACTTTTATAAGAATCGAACAACTCCAGCAAACATAGAAGAAGAGACGACAAAAAGACTTTTGAAGAACATATTTGTATATGATATGGCAAACACATGAAAACAGAAAACCAATCTCTCATTATTACATAGAAGAATCATATCCCCTGTGATTGAACAGGTACTGCTGTTGATGACCTCAGCAACGGTTGCAGAGCTTTTACCACAATGCTCATGTTCGGCCTAAACTCTGATTCATATTGCACACACAACGCTGCAACAGCCGCAAGCTAAGAGACACAAGAAGGAGAAAACATTTCATAATTAGCTTCAAAAGTGAGTGGTTACACAGGTAAGAGATGAAAAATTTTATATTACCTTTGCAACTGCTTTAGGAGGATAGTCTCCTTTGAGTTTAGGATCAACACACTGCTTCACTTTGTCTTCACTTAGCCTCGGAGTGGCCCAAGTGACAAGACTCTGCTGGCCGCGAGGCATTGTATGATCAACAGGCTTTCTACCAGTCAAAAGCTCCAAAAGCACCACACCGAAACTGTAAACATCACTCTTCTGCGTCAGCTGACCAGTCATAGCATACTCCGGTGCATGGTAACCGAACGTTCCCAAGACTCTTGTCGAATGAAGACGAGCAGCCATGTCAGGAGACTGATTAGACAGATTGAAATCAGCAATCTTGGCTTTGAAATCTTCAAACAAAAGCACATTGCTGGAACGAATGTCTCTGTGTATAACCACAGGCTGAACCTTCTCATGTAGATACTCAAGCCCTCTTGCTGCATCAACAGCGATTCTCACCCGTTGGATCCAATCAAGAGTTGGACCTGGCTGTGCTCCCTGGACACCTTTCCTCCCGTGTAAGATATCATGCAAAGACCCCATGGTTGCAAACTCATAAGCGAGTATGCGGAGGTTCCCTTCTACGCAGTAACCAAAGAGCTGGACGAAATTCTCATGGTGCAGCTTAGAGACCCTTGAGACTTGAGTCAAGAACTCGATGTTTGATTCAGGCTCGGCTGCGTTGTCAAGCTTCTTGACTGCTACAGCTTTGCCGTCTTTCAGAGTTGCGTAGTAGGCTCTTCCGTAGGATCCTTCACCGATCAAAGACTTTGATCCGAAGTTATCTGTCTTCTCTTTCAACTCATCTAATGACAATGCAGGGACGTCGATGGATGGTGGCTCCTTTAAAGCAGCTGGCTTCAAAGCAACAGGTGCTCTTTTATTGTACCCTTCAAAGACTCATCAAACATGTTTGGCACCAAAGGAATCATAAATAGTTTGTTTGAGAGCAAAAGAGAGCAGTTACCGTAATCAATATGGTGCTTAGGGCTTCTCAGGTGCTCGTTTTCAGAAGCATGGTAAGGCTCTTCGACGTGGCAAGCGCAGCACAACCACCTACGCATCTTTTCTCTCTTGCCTATGTAGAGATCGTCTACAGCTCTCGGTTTATCAAGCCGAACAAAGTAGACTGGTGAACGATCGTCTGCCTACAAATGCCATAATCATCATCATTACACTCGCAAAGGTTTTCCTTCCTTTTTCATATCTAAACAGAGCCAAAGCAAGTTTCTTCAAACAAAACAGAAACTGTTTCTGATGTTATGGAGATTCTAAATATGGGCATTGATTAGAGATTCACGCTATAAAGTTAAGACCTTTACACAAACCCACGAGCTGTTTGAACATCTAGATTCGAAAAGGTGAAAGCTTTTGGATATAAGACTTACCGCAAGACCACGGCGATGATAATCAGAATCCATTGAATACATACTCAAAAAGAACTCGAAACACCCACAAAAGAGGAAGTGATTTTAAGAAACAGAGATAAAAAGGAGAAAACAGCTAAGGGTATGTGTTAAAAAGCAAAGAGAGACAGAGAGGAATGATCAAGAATAGACACTTGTCGCGTAAAACAACAATCCAAATTTAGAGAATTATATATAAATGAAACAAGAGAACATTTACCTGTAAACTCCGTATAGTGATGATATGTTTCTAATGTTCTGTTTTGTTGGTTAGAGAGAGATAAGAGAGAAGAAACAGAGACGTGGGGGAACAGAGAAGCTTTGAGCGAAAGGACAGAGAGATGTTAATGGATGAAACAGAGACGCAAACGCGCTTGCTTCGACAAAGATATGTTTAATTTGTTCTTCTTCTGCTTTCTGTCGACGTCATTTTTTTGATGGTCAAGTGTTTTTCTTCTGGATAAACATTCTTTAATACCACCACACTATGATTTTTGGCCGGGTCAACTCAGATCAAAGTCTTTAGTTTACGTATTTGACCTTACTCGGTCTCCTTTAATCGGCCTTGTTCGACCTTCCAGTATTCCCGTATTCCAGTTCTCTATGCTGTTTCAGCCCATTGTAAGCCTAAATGTTTTTAAAATATTCTACCAACCACCCTTTTCACGTAAATGATTCTTAT
Proteins encoded in this window:
- the LOC106342082 gene encoding PTI1-like tyrosine-protein kinase 3 isoform X1 translates to MYSMDSDYHRRGLAADDRSPVYFVRLDKPRAVDDLYIGKREKMRRWLCCACHVEEPYHASENEHLRSPKHHIDYGYNKRAPVALKPAALKEPPSIDVPALSLDELKEKTDNFGSKSLIGEGSYGRAYYATLKDGKAVAVKKLDNAAEPESNIEFLTQVSRVSKLHHENFVQLFGYCVEGNLRILAYEFATMGSLHDILHGRKGVQGAQPGPTLDWIQRVRIAVDAARGLEYLHEKVQPVVIHRDIRSSNVLLFEDFKAKIADFNLSNQSPDMAARLHSTRVLGTFGYHAPEYAMTGQLTQKSDVYSFGVVLLELLTGRKPVDHTMPRGQQSLVTWATPRLSEDKVKQCVDPKLKGDYPPKAVAKLAAVAALCVQYESEFRPNMSIVVKALQPLLRSSTAVPVQSQGI
- the LOC106342082 gene encoding PTI1-like tyrosine-protein kinase 3 isoform X2 gives rise to the protein MYSMDSDYHRRGLAADDRSPVYFVRLDKPRAVDDLYIGKREKMRRWLCCACHVEEPYHASENEHLRSPKHHIDYAALKEPPSIDVPALSLDELKEKTDNFGSKSLIGEGSYGRAYYATLKDGKAVAVKKLDNAAEPESNIEFLTQVSRVSKLHHENFVQLFGYCVEGNLRILAYEFATMGSLHDILHGRKGVQGAQPGPTLDWIQRVRIAVDAARGLEYLHEKVQPVVIHRDIRSSNVLLFEDFKAKIADFNLSNQSPDMAARLHSTRVLGTFGYHAPEYAMTGQLTQKSDVYSFGVVLLELLTGRKPVDHTMPRGQQSLVTWATPRLSEDKVKQCVDPKLKGDYPPKAVAKLAAVAALCVQYESEFRPNMSIVVKALQPLLRSSTAVPVQSQGI
- the LOC106342082 gene encoding PTI1-like tyrosine-protein kinase 3 isoform X4; translated protein: MRRWLCCACHVEEPYHASENEHLRSPKHHIDYAALKEPPSIDVPALSLDELKEKTDNFGSKSLIGEGSYGRAYYATLKDGKAVAVKKLDNAAEPESNIEFLTQVSRVSKLHHENFVQLFGYCVEGNLRILAYEFATMGSLHDILHGRKGVQGAQPGPTLDWIQRVRIAVDAARGLEYLHEKVQPVVIHRDIRSSNVLLFEDFKAKIADFNLSNQSPDMAARLHSTRVLGTFGYHAPEYAMTGQLTQKSDVYSFGVVLLELLTGRKPVDHTMPRGQQSLVTWATPRLSEDKVKQCVDPKLKGDYPPKAVAKLAAVAALCVQYESEFRPNMSIVVKALQPLLRSSTAVPVQSQGI
- the LOC106342082 gene encoding PTI1-like tyrosine-protein kinase 3 isoform X3 — its product is MRRWLCCACHVEEPYHASENEHLRSPKHHIDYGYNKRAPVALKPAALKEPPSIDVPALSLDELKEKTDNFGSKSLIGEGSYGRAYYATLKDGKAVAVKKLDNAAEPESNIEFLTQVSRVSKLHHENFVQLFGYCVEGNLRILAYEFATMGSLHDILHGRKGVQGAQPGPTLDWIQRVRIAVDAARGLEYLHEKVQPVVIHRDIRSSNVLLFEDFKAKIADFNLSNQSPDMAARLHSTRVLGTFGYHAPEYAMTGQLTQKSDVYSFGVVLLELLTGRKPVDHTMPRGQQSLVTWATPRLSEDKVKQCVDPKLKGDYPPKAVAKLAAVAALCVQYESEFRPNMSIVVKALQPLLRSSTAVPVQSQGI